A stretch of the Thiocystis violascens DSM 198 genome encodes the following:
- a CDS encoding helix-turn-helix transcriptional regulator translates to MRLPTLKLFTGLGRSSIWARLNPQAPQYDPSFPKPIRLSASGRGAVAWIRSEVVAWVKHRADLSRDNN, encoded by the coding sequence ATGCGACTGCCGACACTTAAATTGTTCACAGGATTGGGACGATCCAGTATCTGGGCACGTCTAAACCCCCAAGCACCACAGTACGATCCGTCGTTTCCGAAACCCATTCGACTGTCGGCCAGTGGCCGAGGAGCTGTCGCATGGATTCGATCAGAAGTGGTGGCATGGGTCAAACACAGAGCTGATCTGAGCCGTGACAACAATTAA
- a CDS encoding YagK/YfjJ domain-containing protein — protein sequence MREIPDDLIRLESPSQNSNAMGFNMTVSQEKIHLDRHACRAFYSMLADEIFDSSDQLPEFKLKRYNNAAYSKYLADLECFVEDLLNDDTIPFVRSNVIANRITYDSTPLARQYFALIPLFISTVNLLSPDYEYDEYIMLFIHCSRAMSLSEEACDWSPHCNMPSANYRHRNGMTGGEIFNALVNSIRTEARRFRIKQKIYRRRKESIERFTEYCDYCNKLFEKYGRLSVLRLDLFYKKEFSNSVNIQDVGKDLNRLFSNRRSNKLFANMCGYITKLEYGVEKGIHVHVIYFFDGSKRKNESHIYHAKQIGEYWKETITKGRGEYWNCNKQASEFEKNGIRGIGPINHDQTLLRENLLNRVIGYLTKLDQFIKPKYGTSIRLYRRGAHPSVPKIKRGRPRKTHDRDVNRSNFPNEIPENVVNK from the coding sequence TTGAGAGAGATTCCTGATGATTTAATTCGTCTGGAATCTCCGTCTCAAAATTCTAATGCTATGGGTTTTAACATGACAGTTTCTCAAGAAAAAATTCACCTTGATAGACATGCGTGCAGAGCTTTTTATTCGATGTTGGCAGACGAAATTTTTGATTCATCTGACCAATTACCTGAGTTCAAGTTGAAACGATATAACAACGCCGCATACTCAAAATACCTTGCGGATTTGGAGTGTTTTGTCGAAGATCTCCTAAACGACGATACTATCCCTTTTGTGCGATCTAATGTCATCGCCAACAGAATTACATATGATTCCACACCACTTGCCAGGCAGTATTTTGCGTTAATTCCACTTTTCATTTCAACCGTCAACTTACTTTCTCCAGACTACGAATACGACGAGTATATTATGCTCTTCATCCATTGTTCTCGCGCAATGAGTTTGAGTGAGGAAGCATGTGACTGGAGCCCGCACTGTAACATGCCATCCGCAAACTATCGGCATCGAAACGGAATGACAGGGGGAGAAATTTTTAACGCTCTCGTTAACAGTATTAGAACAGAAGCGAGGCGATTTAGAATAAAACAGAAAATATATAGACGACGCAAAGAATCCATTGAGAGATTCACGGAGTATTGCGATTATTGCAATAAGTTGTTTGAAAAGTATGGTCGTCTTTCTGTATTGCGTCTTGATTTGTTTTACAAAAAGGAATTCTCCAATTCCGTCAATATCCAGGATGTTGGGAAAGATTTAAATCGCTTATTTAGCAATCGACGGTCCAATAAACTCTTTGCGAACATGTGCGGCTATATCACAAAATTAGAGTATGGCGTCGAGAAGGGGATTCATGTCCATGTAATCTATTTTTTTGATGGATCGAAGCGGAAAAATGAAAGCCATATTTATCATGCGAAACAGATTGGCGAGTATTGGAAAGAAACGATTACCAAAGGTCGAGGCGAATATTGGAACTGCAACAAACAAGCCAGTGAGTTTGAAAAGAATGGGATTCGAGGAATCGGTCCAATTAACCACGATCAAACACTTTTACGCGAAAATCTCTTGAATCGCGTCATCGGTTATTTGACAAAATTAGATCAATTTATCAAGCCGAAATATGGTACTTCGATCCGCCTTTACCGTCGGGGTGCTCACCCTTCGGTACCGAAAATCAAACGTGGAAGACCGCGAAAAACCCATGATCGCGACGTTAATCGCAGCAACTTTCCGAACGAAATCCCAGAAAATGTAGTCAATAAATAG
- a CDS encoding ISAs1 family transposase yields MCDLSVERSIAHHFAPLDEPRSAIQRRHLLSEMIVITIAASFSGADGWVGVETFGQAKEAWLRTFLKLPAGIPSHDTFGRVFALIDPAQFAACFRQWSASVAELIPEEIIAVDGKTLRRSHSRGKGLAALHLVSAWATANRVVLGQVATDAKSNEITAIPRLLEWLKLEGCIVTIDAMGCQTKIAAQIIHQGGDYVLALKGNQETLAAEVEEAFIDADARGYAGVDSAFLETVERGHGRLETRRYQTLGDLSGVPHSASWEAMNMIGMVESRREVAGKVSVETRYFIGSIGTSAARFAHAVRGHWGIENGLHWNLDIAFREDECRVRDPVARENLAVLRHLALSRLKNDGTKLGIQNKRLKAGWDESYLSKLLFESPQRKGDADTSVPANVSSA; encoded by the coding sequence ATGTGCGACTTGAGTGTGGAGCGATCGATTGCGCACCATTTTGCCCCGCTGGACGAGCCGCGCAGCGCGATCCAACGACGGCACCTCTTAAGTGAGATGATCGTGATCACCATCGCGGCGTCCTTCAGTGGCGCCGACGGTTGGGTGGGTGTCGAGACGTTCGGACAGGCCAAGGAGGCGTGGCTGCGCACGTTTCTGAAACTGCCCGCGGGCATTCCGTCGCACGACACCTTCGGGCGGGTGTTTGCGCTCATCGATCCCGCACAGTTTGCCGCCTGCTTTCGCCAATGGAGCGCGTCGGTGGCCGAACTGATCCCCGAAGAGATCATTGCCGTCGATGGCAAGACCCTGCGCCGCTCCCACAGCCGCGGCAAGGGCTTGGCGGCGTTGCACCTGGTCAGTGCCTGGGCGACGGCCAATCGGGTGGTGCTCGGACAGGTCGCCACCGACGCCAAATCCAATGAGATCACGGCCATTCCACGTCTGCTGGAGTGGCTGAAGCTGGAGGGCTGCATCGTCACCATCGACGCCATGGGCTGCCAGACCAAGATTGCCGCGCAGATCATCCACCAGGGAGGGGACTATGTGCTCGCGCTCAAAGGCAACCAGGAAACGCTGGCCGCCGAGGTCGAGGAGGCGTTCATCGACGCCGACGCCAGAGGCTACGCCGGTGTCGATTCGGCATTCCTCGAAACCGTCGAGCGAGGGCATGGTCGTCTCGAAACCCGTCGCTACCAAACCTTGGGCGATCTTTCCGGCGTGCCGCACAGCGCCTCGTGGGAGGCAATGAACATGATCGGCATGGTTGAATCGCGCCGTGAGGTCGCCGGCAAGGTCTCGGTCGAGACCCGCTATTTCATTGGCAGCATCGGCACCAGCGCCGCGCGCTTTGCCCACGCAGTACGCGGTCACTGGGGCATCGAAAACGGGTTGCATTGGAATCTCGATATCGCCTTTCGTGAGGATGAGTGCCGTGTCCGCGATCCGGTGGCGCGCGAGAATCTTGCCGTCCTGCGTCACCTCGCCCTCTCGCGCCTCAAGAATGACGGCACCAAGCTCGGCATCCAGAACAAACGCTTGAAAGCCGGTTGGGACGAGTCCTACCTGTCGAAATTGCTCTTCGAGTCGCCTCAGAGGAAGGGCGACGCTGATACATCGGTACCCGCTAATGTTAGCAGCGCTTGA
- a CDS encoding tyrosine-type recombinase/integrase, whose amino-acid sequence MSLTALEIKNAREGMHADGNGLYLRVQKSGAKSWIFRFQLQGKRREMGIGTLTDKTAPVARAEAAQLAALVRAGTDPIKDRHAKAIQATEDAKEADAETITFRAVAADYIASHRAGWSNAKHAEQWANTLETYAAPVIGDKPIRSVNTDDVLTILKPIWNTKTETATRVRSRIELILSYAKALRLRQGENPALWRGHLDALLPKPTKLKRVRHHSALPYDKTPAFVARLREVTGLGARALEFVILTAARSGEVRLATWAEIDLKTRLWTIPAARMKAKREHLVPLSSAAMRLLEALPRIDGSPYLFPGSREQKPLSDMSLTQVIRRLNERALDNTTLLEWIDPKTGNPIVPHGFRSTFRDWTAEQGNYPREVCEHALAHSLPDKVEAAYQRGVMLERRRPMMQSWADYLEPQETMVALLKDIRDILHKPERSN is encoded by the coding sequence ATGAGTTTGACTGCACTGGAGATCAAAAACGCACGGGAAGGAATGCATGCCGATGGAAATGGCCTTTATCTCAGGGTACAGAAAAGTGGGGCGAAATCCTGGATTTTCCGCTTCCAGTTACAGGGTAAGCGGCGCGAGATGGGGATCGGCACACTGACCGACAAGACCGCGCCTGTCGCTCGGGCTGAAGCCGCACAGCTTGCCGCTCTCGTCCGTGCTGGCACCGATCCCATCAAGGATCGTCATGCCAAGGCTATCCAAGCCACCGAAGACGCGAAAGAGGCCGACGCTGAAACGATTACGTTTCGAGCTGTAGCGGCTGACTACATCGCGAGCCATCGCGCTGGCTGGAGCAATGCCAAACATGCGGAACAATGGGCAAACACCCTGGAAACTTATGCAGCCCCAGTTATCGGCGACAAACCCATCAGGAGCGTTAACACAGATGATGTGCTAACAATTCTGAAACCGATCTGGAACACCAAGACCGAAACGGCTACGCGCGTTCGATCCCGTATTGAATTGATCCTCAGCTACGCGAAAGCCTTGAGGTTACGCCAAGGCGAGAATCCAGCACTGTGGCGTGGACATCTGGACGCATTGCTTCCCAAGCCGACAAAGCTTAAGCGTGTACGACATCATTCTGCCCTGCCATATGACAAAACTCCTGCATTTGTAGCGAGACTCAGAGAGGTGACAGGTCTGGGTGCGCGGGCGTTGGAGTTTGTCATTCTAACAGCCGCTCGCTCTGGAGAGGTCCGGTTAGCGACCTGGGCTGAAATCGACCTGAAGACGAGATTATGGACGATTCCGGCTGCGCGCATGAAAGCAAAACGAGAACATCTTGTGCCACTGTCCAGCGCCGCGATGCGACTCCTGGAAGCTCTCCCGAGGATCGACGGCAGCCCTTACCTGTTTCCGGGCAGTCGCGAACAGAAACCGCTCAGCGATATGTCGCTTACCCAAGTAATCCGACGCCTCAATGAGCGTGCCTTAGACAATACAACGTTACTGGAATGGATCGATCCGAAGACCGGCAACCCAATCGTTCCGCATGGTTTTAGATCAACGTTTCGCGACTGGACGGCAGAGCAAGGCAATTATCCCCGCGAAGTGTGCGAACACGCGCTGGCACACAGCCTGCCAGACAAGGTGGAAGCAGCCTATCAACGAGGCGTAATGCTGGAGCGACGCAGACCCATGATGCAATCATGGGCTGACTACCTAGAACCACAAGAAACGATGGTTGCCCTGTTGAAAGACATTCGCGACATCCTGCACAAACCTGAAAGAAGCAACTGA
- a CDS encoding histone deacetylase family protein translates to MNLAFISHQSCKEHRMGAHHPECPERLYAIQDRLIASGMEMLLTHYDAPAASVEQLARVHERDYIQHILDSAPQDADTLAWIDGGDTAMNDHTLEAALHSAGAAILGVDLVMSDRHHAAFCCARPPGHHAGRRNGGGFCIFNNLAAGAAHALEQHGLERIAIVDFDVHHGDGTENIVSGDERILFCSSFQHPFYPGTGANSTAPNVINLPLPKLTDGAAYKAAVESAWLPCIDAFAPQLIMISAGFDGHIEDDMAHFNLHTSDYGWITRELHKLAVKHCQERVVSCLEGGYTLSALGRCVSTHLDELIGHA, encoded by the coding sequence ATGAACCTCGCCTTCATTTCTCATCAGTCCTGCAAAGAGCACCGCATGGGCGCGCATCACCCGGAATGCCCCGAGCGCCTCTACGCGATCCAGGATCGCCTGATCGCCTCGGGCATGGAGATGCTACTGACCCATTATGACGCCCCGGCGGCCAGCGTCGAACAACTCGCCCGCGTCCATGAGCGCGACTACATCCAGCACATCCTCGACAGCGCGCCTCAGGACGCCGACACGCTGGCCTGGATCGACGGCGGCGACACGGCGATGAACGACCACACGCTGGAGGCCGCGCTGCATTCGGCCGGGGCTGCGATCCTGGGCGTGGATCTGGTGATGAGCGACCGGCACCACGCCGCCTTCTGCTGCGCCCGCCCGCCCGGTCATCATGCCGGCCGGCGCAACGGAGGCGGATTTTGCATCTTCAACAACCTCGCCGCCGGTGCCGCCCACGCGCTCGAACAGCATGGCCTGGAGCGCATCGCCATCGTCGACTTCGACGTGCATCATGGCGACGGCACCGAGAACATCGTCAGCGGCGACGAACGGATCCTCTTCTGTTCCAGTTTTCAGCACCCCTTCTATCCCGGCACCGGGGCCAACAGCACGGCCCCCAACGTCATCAACCTGCCGCTGCCCAAACTCACCGATGGTGCCGCCTACAAGGCCGCCGTCGAATCCGCCTGGCTACCGTGCATCGACGCCTTCGCCCCGCAGTTGATCATGATCTCCGCTGGCTTCGACGGCCACATCGAGGACGACATGGCCCACTTCAACCTGCACACCTCGGACTACGGCTGGATTACCCGCGAACTCCACAAACTCGCGGTCAAGCATTGTCAGGAGCGGGTGGTGTCCTGTCTGGAAGGCGGCTATACGCTGTCGGCGCTCGGGCGCTGCGTGAGCACGCATCTCGACGAATTGATCGGACATGCCTGA
- a CDS encoding bifunctional acetate--CoA ligase family protein/GNAT family N-acetyltransferase: protein MRLSDIDQLFTASAVAVFGASDSAGSIGGMVFRNLLAGGFKGHCYAINPKYDQVADEPCYPNLKALDRQIDLALIAAPAEAVPAILDQCGGYGVKVAVVHSAGFGEHGERGKVLQEKMVEAARRNRIRVLGPNCLGVMRPQHGLNASVGQDLPHPGNVALVSQSGAICTAMIDWSERRKVGFSAVVSLGAAADVDFGDILDYLALDTQTQCILLYVEGIRHARHFMSGLRAAARLKPVIVVKAGRHPAGTRAIKSHTGGFVGSPDVFRAVTERAGVVQVSDLDQLFAAAQVFGTRRRLAGDRIAIITNGGGPGVLAADRMVELGLTLAQFSDATRQTLEQGLPGYWSHGNPIDIIGDAPPERYRLALNACLADDEVDGVLCILSPLVFGDPVATANQVIEAAKASRKPVLACWMGGKRVVEAQALLSANDVPQFESPEAAAEAFSFLATHHRNQKLLMQSPAPLSYEDPPDVEGARLIIEGVMAEGRKTLGTVEAKAILSAFRIPTMQAVLTRTPNEALMAAEVLGFPVVMKINSPDLEHKSDVDGVRLNIDDALSVRRIFTEIVDRAKRLRPEARLEGITVEHMASTRAARELMVTVFRDKIFGPVISFGAGGTQEEVLEDRALGLPPLNAFIIETMIDHTRIVRLMGAFQHMPPMNRVALAKILQRVSEMVCELPEIIRMDINPLIGNDKEVIAVDARIHVDYRPPQQPTYGHMAIHPYPSHLIERAQLPDGRDLVIRPIRPEDAELEQDFVRGLSEQTKYFRFMQAIKELSPEMLVRFTQIDYDREMALIGVVENDGVEVEVGVARYMSRPGGEDCEFAIVVSDTWRNLGIGARLMRSLMQNARSRGFRVMDGEVLTANNRMLALVKSLGFRIESDPQDLAIKLVSKVL, encoded by the coding sequence ATGCGCTTGTCGGACATCGATCAACTCTTCACAGCCAGTGCCGTGGCGGTTTTTGGCGCGAGTGACAGCGCGGGCTCGATCGGCGGCATGGTGTTTCGCAACCTGCTGGCGGGCGGGTTCAAGGGTCACTGTTACGCCATCAATCCAAAATACGACCAGGTCGCCGACGAACCTTGTTATCCGAATCTGAAGGCGCTCGACAGACAGATCGATCTGGCTCTGATCGCCGCCCCGGCCGAGGCGGTTCCGGCGATTCTCGATCAGTGCGGCGGTTATGGCGTCAAGGTGGCGGTGGTCCATTCCGCCGGATTCGGCGAGCACGGCGAACGCGGCAAGGTGTTGCAGGAGAAAATGGTCGAGGCGGCCCGGCGCAATCGCATCCGGGTACTCGGGCCGAATTGTCTGGGGGTGATGCGCCCGCAGCACGGACTCAATGCCAGCGTGGGTCAGGATCTGCCGCATCCGGGCAATGTCGCGCTGGTCTCGCAGTCCGGCGCCATCTGTACCGCGATGATCGACTGGTCCGAACGGCGCAAGGTGGGTTTTTCCGCCGTGGTGTCGCTGGGCGCGGCGGCGGATGTGGACTTTGGCGATATCCTCGATTACCTCGCGCTCGATACCCAGACTCAGTGCATTTTGCTCTATGTGGAAGGCATCCGTCATGCCCGCCATTTCATGAGCGGTCTGCGCGCCGCCGCGCGGCTCAAGCCGGTGATCGTCGTCAAGGCTGGACGGCATCCCGCCGGCACGCGCGCGATCAAGTCGCATACCGGCGGTTTTGTCGGGTCTCCGGACGTGTTCCGGGCGGTCACCGAGCGCGCGGGCGTGGTTCAAGTCTCTGATCTAGATCAGTTGTTCGCCGCCGCCCAGGTCTTCGGCACCCGTCGCCGGCTGGCCGGGGACCGCATCGCTATCATCACCAACGGCGGTGGGCCAGGCGTCCTGGCGGCTGATCGCATGGTGGAACTGGGACTGACACTGGCGCAATTCAGCGATGCCACGCGCCAGACGCTGGAGCAGGGGCTGCCGGGGTACTGGTCGCACGGCAATCCGATCGACATCATCGGCGACGCGCCGCCCGAGCGCTATCGGTTGGCGCTCAATGCCTGTCTCGCGGACGATGAAGTCGATGGGGTACTCTGTATCCTGTCTCCGCTGGTCTTCGGGGATCCGGTCGCGACCGCCAATCAGGTCATTGAGGCGGCCAAGGCGAGCCGCAAGCCGGTGCTGGCCTGCTGGATGGGCGGCAAGCGGGTCGTCGAAGCGCAGGCGCTGCTGTCCGCGAACGACGTGCCTCAGTTCGAGAGCCCGGAGGCGGCGGCCGAAGCCTTCTCCTTCCTGGCCACCCATCACCGCAATCAGAAGCTGCTGATGCAGTCGCCCGCGCCGCTGTCCTATGAGGATCCGCCCGATGTCGAGGGGGCGCGTTTGATCATCGAGGGCGTGATGGCCGAGGGCCGCAAGACGCTCGGCACGGTGGAGGCCAAGGCGATCCTGTCGGCCTTTCGCATCCCGACCATGCAGGCGGTCCTGACGCGCACGCCCAACGAGGCGCTGATGGCCGCCGAGGTCTTGGGCTTTCCGGTGGTGATGAAGATCAACTCGCCGGATCTGGAGCACAAATCGGATGTCGATGGGGTGCGGCTGAACATCGACGACGCCCTGTCGGTACGCCGGATCTTCACCGAGATCGTCGATCGCGCCAAGCGGTTGCGTCCCGAGGCGCGGCTCGAAGGCATCACCGTGGAGCACATGGCCTCGACGCGGGCCGCGCGCGAGTTGATGGTCACCGTGTTCCGCGACAAGATCTTCGGCCCGGTGATCAGCTTCGGGGCCGGCGGCACCCAGGAGGAGGTGCTGGAAGACCGGGCGCTGGGTCTGCCGCCGCTCAATGCCTTCATCATCGAGACCATGATCGATCACACTCGCATCGTGCGTCTGATGGGCGCCTTCCAGCACATGCCGCCGATGAATCGCGTCGCCCTGGCAAAAATCCTGCAGCGCGTCTCGGAGATGGTCTGCGAGCTGCCGGAGATCATCCGCATGGACATCAATCCGCTGATCGGCAACGACAAGGAAGTGATCGCGGTCGATGCCCGTATCCATGTCGACTATCGCCCGCCCCAGCAGCCGACCTATGGCCACATGGCTATCCATCCCTATCCGAGCCATCTGATCGAACGCGCGCAACTGCCCGACGGACGGGATCTGGTGATCCGTCCGATCCGCCCGGAGGACGCCGAACTGGAGCAAGATTTCGTGCGCGGTCTGTCGGAGCAGACCAAATATTTCCGCTTCATGCAGGCGATCAAGGAGCTGTCGCCGGAGATGCTGGTGCGCTTCACTCAGATCGACTATGACCGCGAAATGGCCTTGATCGGCGTGGTCGAGAACGACGGCGTCGAGGTGGAGGTCGGCGTGGCTCGCTACATGTCCCGCCCGGGCGGCGAGGACTGCGAGTTCGCCATCGTCGTCTCGGACACCTGGCGCAATCTCGGGATCGGCGCCCGGCTGATGCGCTCGCTGATGCAGAACGCCCGCTCGCGCGGGTTTCGGGTCATGGATGGCGAGGTGTTGACGGCCAACAACCGGATGTTGGCGTTGGTCAAATCGCTCGGTTTCCGCATCGAGAGCGATCCGCAGGATCTGGCGATCAAGCTGGTGAGCAAGGTCTTGTAG
- the nadB gene encoding L-aspartate oxidase — MPEPFFRHDVLILGSGAAGLSLALRLRTDLSVAVISKRELAEGSTLYAQGGISAVMDAQDSIESHVQDTLKAGAGLCEPRVVRHVVERGPDNIRWLLDQGVEFTRDAESSSTGGYHLTREGGHTHRRVVHAADATGYAVETTLEAKIRARPNVTLHEQRIAVDLITSKHLPDHRDHRCLGAYILNRGTGRVETFLARFVVLATGGANKVYLYTSNPDVSTGDGIAMAWRAGCRVANMEFMQFHPTCLYHPDARTFLITEALRGEGAHLLLPDGERFMPRFDRRAELAPRDIVARAIDHEMKRLGAACVYLDISHRPANFIVEHFPTIHKRCLELGIDIAREPIPVVPAAHYTCGGVMVDAHARTDLAGLYASGETAYTGLHGANRMASNSLLECLVYSESAALDIERRIADCPEPPEVPDWDESRVTEPDEEVVVTHNWEELRRFMWDYVGIVRTNKRLRRAKRRADLLAQEVIEYYSHFRVSNDLIELRNLLEVADLIIQSALRRRESRGLHYTLDFPHKDATQRTPTILIPDSYQPRRE; from the coding sequence ATGCCCGAACCGTTTTTTCGTCACGATGTTCTGATCCTCGGCAGCGGCGCCGCAGGCCTCAGCCTGGCGTTGCGTCTGCGCACGGATCTCTCCGTGGCGGTCATCTCCAAACGCGAGCTTGCCGAGGGCAGCACACTCTATGCCCAAGGCGGCATTTCCGCCGTCATGGACGCCCAGGATTCGATCGAATCGCACGTTCAGGACACCCTCAAGGCCGGCGCGGGACTCTGCGAACCGAGGGTGGTCCGGCACGTCGTCGAACGCGGCCCCGACAATATCCGCTGGCTGCTCGACCAGGGCGTCGAGTTCACGCGCGACGCGGAATCCAGCTCCACCGGCGGTTATCACCTCACGCGCGAAGGCGGCCACACCCACCGACGAGTGGTGCATGCCGCCGACGCCACCGGCTATGCGGTCGAAACCACGCTGGAGGCCAAGATCCGCGCCCGGCCCAACGTCACGCTCCACGAACAGCGGATCGCGGTCGACCTCATCACCTCCAAGCATCTCCCGGACCATCGGGATCACCGCTGTCTTGGCGCCTATATCCTCAACCGCGGCACCGGCCGGGTCGAGACCTTCCTTGCCCGCTTCGTGGTGCTCGCGACCGGCGGCGCCAACAAGGTCTACCTTTATACCAGCAATCCGGACGTTTCGACCGGCGACGGCATCGCCATGGCCTGGCGCGCGGGCTGCCGGGTCGCCAACATGGAATTCATGCAGTTTCATCCCACCTGTCTCTATCATCCGGACGCGCGCACCTTCCTGATCACCGAGGCACTGCGTGGCGAGGGCGCGCATCTGTTACTGCCCGACGGCGAACGCTTCATGCCGCGCTTCGACCGCCGCGCCGAACTGGCGCCCCGCGACATCGTCGCGCGCGCGATCGACCACGAAATGAAGCGACTCGGCGCCGCCTGTGTCTATCTGGACATCTCACACCGGCCCGCCAACTTCATCGTCGAGCACTTCCCCACCATCCACAAGCGTTGTCTGGAATTGGGGATCGACATCGCTCGCGAACCCATCCCGGTCGTCCCCGCCGCCCACTATACCTGCGGCGGCGTCATGGTCGACGCGCATGCCCGCACCGATCTCGCCGGTCTCTACGCCAGCGGCGAGACCGCCTACACCGGACTGCATGGCGCCAATCGCATGGCGAGCAATTCGCTGCTGGAATGTCTGGTTTATTCGGAGTCGGCCGCGCTGGACATCGAGCGGCGCATCGCCGATTGTCCAGAGCCGCCCGAGGTGCCCGATTGGGACGAAAGCCGGGTGACCGAACCCGACGAGGAGGTCGTGGTGACGCACAACTGGGAGGAACTGCGCCGTTTCATGTGGGACTATGTCGGCATCGTGCGCACCAACAAACGGCTGCGGCGCGCCAAGCGGCGGGCCGACCTGCTGGCGCAGGAGGTCATCGAATATTACAGCCACTTCCGGGTCAGCAACGACTTGATCGAACTGCGCAATCTGCTCGAAGTCGCGGATCTGATCATTCAATCGGCGCTACGCCGGCGCGAGAGCCGAGGGCTGCATTACACCCTGGATTTCCCCCACAAGGACGCGACCCAGCGCACGCCCACCATTCTGATCCCGGACAGCTATCAACCGCGGCGCGAGTGA
- the rpoE gene encoding RNA polymerase sigma factor RpoE yields the protein MSERQADHELVERAQSGDTRAFDLLVLKYQQKVANLISRYIRDSSEVLDVTQDAFIKAYRALPGFRGDSAFYTWLYRIAVNTVKNHLVAQGRRPPGDDVEAELAEQMDMGARLRESATPERLLLSDEIALTVQRALDELPEDLRTAILLREFEGMSYEEIATAMECPIGTVRSRIFRAREVIDKRLRPLLED from the coding sequence ATGTCTGAGCGCCAGGCCGATCATGAATTGGTGGAGCGCGCTCAGTCGGGAGACACGCGCGCCTTTGACCTTCTGGTTTTGAAATATCAGCAGAAGGTAGCAAACTTGATCTCCCGATACATCCGGGATTCGAGCGAGGTTCTGGATGTCACCCAGGATGCCTTCATCAAGGCGTATCGCGCGTTGCCGGGGTTTCGTGGCGACAGCGCCTTTTATACCTGGTTGTATCGGATCGCGGTCAATACCGTCAAGAACCACCTGGTCGCCCAGGGGCGCCGGCCGCCCGGCGACGATGTCGAGGCCGAACTGGCCGAACAGATGGACATGGGCGCTCGCCTGCGTGAGTCGGCGACACCCGAGCGACTCCTGTTGAGCGATGAGATTGCCCTGACGGTACAGCGCGCGCTCGACGAGTTGCCCGAGGATCTGCGGACCGCCATCTTGCTGCGGGAATTTGAGGGAATGAGTTATGAAGAAATCGCGACGGCCATGGAGTGTCCGATCGGGACGGTCAGATCGCGAATCTTTCGCGCCAGGGAGGTCATCGACAAGCGGCTGCGGCCTTTGCTCGAGGATTAA
- a CDS encoding sigma-E factor negative regulatory protein, whose protein sequence is MNPMTNEQRPTDWQRQRLSELQDGELDPLSASRLLDTLAEDASLRATWERYHLIGHVIRGEHCDPAHRAVAERVRRTLAVEPTRLQPRGRRARTHYRPLVGVAIAASVAFLAVFVAPVLLRDTATHPRVTVGETPLIARASLPRPVDARWQLDRPDLANKLDRFLVTHQETAPATGAKGMLHYATFVGYEIPR, encoded by the coding sequence ATGAATCCAATGACCAATGAGCAGCGACCGACCGACTGGCAACGACAACGGCTTTCCGAGCTGCAGGATGGCGAACTCGACCCATTGAGCGCCTCGCGCCTGTTGGATACGCTGGCAGAGGATGCGAGCCTGCGTGCGACCTGGGAGCGTTATCACCTGATTGGCCATGTGATTCGTGGCGAGCATTGCGATCCGGCGCATCGGGCGGTCGCCGAGCGTGTGCGCCGGACGCTCGCGGTCGAGCCGACCCGGCTCCAACCGCGTGGCCGCCGGGCGCGAACGCACTATCGACCGCTGGTCGGTGTGGCGATTGCCGCCAGCGTGGCTTTCCTTGCGGTTTTCGTGGCTCCGGTTCTGTTGCGGGACACGGCAACGCACCCGCGGGTCACGGTCGGGGAAACGCCTTTGATCGCTCGCGCGTCGCTCCCCCGTCCGGTCGATGCGCGCTGGCAACTGGATCGCCCCGATCTCGCCAATAAGCTCGACCGCTTTCTGGTGACCCACCAAGAGACGGCTCCCGCGACCGGGGCCAAGGGCATGCTCCATTATGCGACATTCGTCGGTTATGAAATCCCACGCTAA